One Podarcis raffonei isolate rPodRaf1 chromosome 3, rPodRaf1.pri, whole genome shotgun sequence genomic region harbors:
- the LOC128410582 gene encoding p53 apoptosis effector related to PMP-22-like: MVRCGLACWRCRWLLPLLLGLAIILGIIALSGRGWLESAEQPYVRKASLWSDCMKANENDLNWECRSLMDYSWGRASAATYLVGFVILCICFCLAVIAFSIDILRFNFVRGIGGLLFVVAAFQIIGLVIYPVMFVEDIPLTGSNMFSWAYGFGWASTVIAIGCAFFFCCLPNWEDEVLGNIKPYPIYSSGERV, from the exons ATGGTTCGCTGCGGCTTGGCCTGCTGGAGGTGCCGGTGGCTCCTGCCCCTTCTCTTGGGCTTAGCTATCATCCTGGGCATCATCGCCTTGTCTGGCAGGGGGTGGCTCGAGTCCGCCGAACAGCCTTACGTGCGCAAAGCCTCTCTCTGGTCGGACTGCATGAAAGCGAACGAAAATGATTTGAACTGGGAGTGCAGATCCCTGATGGATTATA GTTGGGGAAGAGCTTCTGCTGCTACATATCTTGTTGGCTTTGTCATCCTCTGCATCTGTTTCTGCCTAGCAGTCATTGCCTTTTCCATTGATATTCTACGGTTCAACTTTGTTCGAGGCATTGGAGGTTTGCTCTTCGTCGTTG CTGCTTTCCAAATTATAGGCCTGGTCATCTATCCAGTGATGTTTGTGGAGGACATTCCATTGACAGGAAGCAACATGTTCAGCTGGGCTTATGGCTTTGGTTGGGCAAGCACTGTGATTGCGATAGGCTGTGCCTTCTTTTTCTGCTGCCTCCCCAACTGGGAAGATGAAGTCCTGGGCAACATCAAACCCTACCCCATCTACAGCAGTGGCGAACGTGTTTGA